The nucleotide window GCGGATAGGCTTGGGCACGTGCGAGTGCTAGCAGCCATGTCCGGTGGGGTCGACTCCGCCGTCGCCGCCGCGCGCGCCCGTGACGCGGGCCACGACGTCACCGGCGTGCACCTGGCGCTGGCGCGGAATCCGCAGACGTATCGGACCGGTGCCCGGGGCTGCTGCACGCTCGAGGACTCCCGGGACGCCCGGCGGGCCGCCGACGTCATCGGCATCCCGTTCTACGTGTGGGACATGGCCGACCAGTTCCACGAGAACGTCGTCGACGACTTCGTCGCCGAGTACGCGGCGGGCCGCACCCCGAACCCCTGCCTGCGCTGCAACGAGAAGATCAAGTTCGCGGCCGTGCTGGACCGTGCCGTCGCGCTGGGCTTCGACGCGGTCGTCACCGGCCACCACGCCCGGCTCGGCGCCGACGGCCTGCTGCGGCGCAGCGTCGACATGGCCAAGGACCAGTCGTACGTGCTGGCCGTCCTGACCCGCGAGCAGCTCGACCGGGCGGTCTTCCCGCTCGGCGACTCGACGAAGGCGCGGGTCCGCGAGGAGGCCGCCGAGCGCGGCCTCGCCGTCGCCGACAAGCCCGACTCGCACGACATCTGCTTCATCGCCGACGGCGACACCCGTGGCTTCCTGGCCGCGCGGCTGGGCGAGGCGCCGGGCGACATCGTCGACTCCCGCACGGGCGCCGTCCTCGGCCGGCACGCCGGCGCGTACTCCTACACCGTCGGCCAGCGCAAGGGCCTGGACCTGCGGGTCCCCGCGCCCGATGGCCGCCCGCGCTACGTACTGTCGATCACCCCGAAGACCAACACGGTCACGGTCGGCCCCCGCGAGGACCTCGCGGTCGACCTGGTGACCGCCACCCGGCCGATCTGGCACGGCGAGCCGACGCCCGTCGAGTGCGACGTGCAGCTGCGCGCGCACGGCGAGGTGGTCCCGGCCGTCGTGACCGTCGGCCCGGACGGCCTGCGGGCCCGGCTGCGCGAACCGGCCCGGGGCGTCGCGGCCGGCCAGGCCATCGTCGCCTACCGCCGGGACCCGGCCGGCGACATCGTGCTCGGCTCGGCGACCATCGCCGCCGGCGTCGCGGAGCAGGTTTCCGCGGGCCTGACCGGGCCGGAGCAAGGTGCCTGACTTCCCCTGGCCGTCCGGCGCGGCAACCGGGCTCGGCTCGCTGCCCGGCACCGACATCGCCGAGGCGCAGCGGCTGATCCTCGGCGAGCTGCCCGAACTGCCGCACCTCCCCGAGCTGCCGGAGCGCGGGCCGGGCGCCGACATGATCGGGCGCGGCGCGGGCCTGCTGGTCGAGCTGCCGGTGCAGCTCTACGTCGGGCGCTGGCAGATGGCGCCGCGACCCGGCCGGGACCAGCGCCGCATCGCCGACCTGCTCGAACGCGATCTCGACCAGCTCACCGAGCAGGCCGACCGCTACGCCGGGCCGATCAAACTCCAGGCGCCCGGGCCGTGGACCCTGGCCGCCGGCCTCGAACTTGCTATCGGCGGGCGCATGCTGCGCGACCCCGGCGCGGTGCGCGACCTCACCGACTCGCTCGCCGAGGGGCTGCGCCGGCACGTCGCCGAGGTGCGGCGGCGGCTTCCGCGTGCGTCCGTGCTGCTCCAGCTCGACGAGCCGTCGCTGCCGGCGGTCCTCGGCGGACAGATACCTACCGAGAGCGGGCTGAGTGCGTACCGGGCCGTCGACGGCGCCGGTGCCGCGGGGGCGCTGCGGACCGTGGTCCAGGCCGTCGGGGTGCCGGTGATCGTGCACTGCTGTGCTCCGGCCGTACCGTTGCAGGTTTTGCGGGACGCCGGGGCCGCCGCCGTCGCGCTCGACCTTGGGATGATCAAAGATCTCGATCCGCTCGGCGAGGCCATCGAGGCGGGGCTCGGCCTGTTCGCGGGGGCCGTGCCCACGCGCCCGGCGCCCGGCTCGCCCCCGCCGACGTCGGCGGCGATCGCGGAGCGGGTGCGCGTGCTGTGGAGCCGGCTCGGCTTCCCCGCGGCCCGGCTGCCCGCGCAGGTCGTGATCACCCCGGCCTGCGGGCTCGCCGGCGCCGCGCCGTCCTATGTGCGAGCGGTGCTGAAGGGCTGCCGGGACGCCGGTCGCCGTCTGGCCGAAGTCTGACGGTTTCGGCAGATTCGCCGGGCTGGGGCGGGCATCATGCACTCATGATTGGACGCCTGGACGCCGTCGTCATCGACTGCCCCGATCCCCGTGCCCTCGCCGACTTCTACTGCGCGCTCCTGGGCATGCACGTCGTCCGCGACGAGGACGGCCGGGTGACCACCCGGACCGACTCGGACGCGCCGAGCCTGGTGTTCCAGAAGGCGCCCGACCTGCTCCCGCCGGACTGGCCGGACCGGAACCGACCGCAGCAGTTCCACCTGAATGCGCGGGTGGGCGACATCGAGGCGGCGGAGCGGCGGGTGCTGGCGGCGGGCGGCAAGCGCCTGGACGGGGGGAGCGGCCGCTGCCGGGTGTACGCCGACCCGGTCGGCAACCCGTTCTGGCTGGTCTGGTGAGCGCGCGCTAGTCACCCGCCTTTACTGCCCCGCCTTTACTACCCGCCCTTGCTGGCCTGCCTTGCTGCCGGCCTTTGCTGGCCCGCCCTTGCTGGCCTGCCTTGCTGCCGGCCTTTGCTGGCCCGCCCTTGCTGGCCTGCCTTGCTGCCGGCCTTTGCTGGCCCGCCCTTGCTGGCCTGCCTTGCTGCCGGCCTTTGCTGGCCCGCCCTTGCTGGCCTGCCTTGCTGCCGGCCTTTGCTGGCCCGCCCTTGCTGGCCTGCCTTGCTGCCGGCCTTTGCTGGCCCGCCCTTGCTGGCCTGCCTTGCTGCCGGCCTTTGCTGGCCCGCCCTTGCTGGCCTGCCTTGCTGCCGGCCTTTGCTGGCCCGCCCTTGCTGGCCTGCCTTGCTGCCGGCCTTTGCTGGCCCGCCCTTGCTGGCCTGCCTTGCTGCCGGCCTTTGCTGGCCCGCCCTTGCTGGCCTGCCTTGCTGCCGGCCT belongs to Amorphoplanes digitatis and includes:
- the mnmA gene encoding tRNA 2-thiouridine(34) synthase MnmA — protein: MRVLAAMSGGVDSAVAAARARDAGHDVTGVHLALARNPQTYRTGARGCCTLEDSRDARRAADVIGIPFYVWDMADQFHENVVDDFVAEYAAGRTPNPCLRCNEKIKFAAVLDRAVALGFDAVVTGHHARLGADGLLRRSVDMAKDQSYVLAVLTREQLDRAVFPLGDSTKARVREEAAERGLAVADKPDSHDICFIADGDTRGFLAARLGEAPGDIVDSRTGAVLGRHAGAYSYTVGQRKGLDLRVPAPDGRPRYVLSITPKTNTVTVGPREDLAVDLVTATRPIWHGEPTPVECDVQLRAHGEVVPAVVTVGPDGLRARLREPARGVAAGQAIVAYRRDPAGDIVLGSATIAAGVAEQVSAGLTGPEQGA
- a CDS encoding methionine synthase is translated as MPDFPWPSGAATGLGSLPGTDIAEAQRLILGELPELPHLPELPERGPGADMIGRGAGLLVELPVQLYVGRWQMAPRPGRDQRRIADLLERDLDQLTEQADRYAGPIKLQAPGPWTLAAGLELAIGGRMLRDPGAVRDLTDSLAEGLRRHVAEVRRRLPRASVLLQLDEPSLPAVLGGQIPTESGLSAYRAVDGAGAAGALRTVVQAVGVPVIVHCCAPAVPLQVLRDAGAAAVALDLGMIKDLDPLGEAIEAGLGLFAGAVPTRPAPGSPPPTSAAIAERVRVLWSRLGFPAARLPAQVVITPACGLAGAAPSYVRAVLKGCRDAGRRLAEV
- a CDS encoding VOC family protein, whose translation is MIGRLDAVVIDCPDPRALADFYCALLGMHVVRDEDGRVTTRTDSDAPSLVFQKAPDLLPPDWPDRNRPQQFHLNARVGDIEAAERRVLAAGGKRLDGGSGRCRVYADPVGNPFWLVW